The Lolium perenne isolate Kyuss_39 chromosome 6, Kyuss_2.0, whole genome shotgun sequence genome segment GGCGTGGCAGATTTCCGCAGTAGCATGTCGCGCTGGTGGCGGTCATGTCCTAAAATTATTGGCCGGGGCCCTGTGCTGCTGATTCCTTGGCCGATACCTTCTGCGAGTGGGTGCGTGCTCCTCCGGCAGGTACCATCTCTCCCAATCAAACGACTCTAGGGTACCAACTCTGCTAGTGGTGAGAAGCTAGCTTTTCTATATCAATTGCTGATTTTTGGACGTGGTGCAAGCCCAGAACTCTGCTTCAGGTGGTGGACGCGGCTCCCTGGTTCAGTACTAGCAGCATATGCACAGTTCTGAACTGCTACTTGGCGTGTACTATTTGATTTCTATTTTAGAAATTTTGTTTGTTAGCATATTATTGTGCTGTGCTTGTGCGATTGCTGACTAGTTTGCACTTCTAATCCGTGAAGGTCACTTTTCCTAATTCGTTAAGTCGTACATCTTGTATTGCACAATATGCATTTCTCTTGTGGGGAATTAGCCTTTATTTTGTATAGGAGTTCACCTTTGTGCACTACTATTTTTGTTCTTTATTTTCTTTTGGCAAAACCATTCGCCGTTGGTTAATTAGAATTGTGTTTGATGGTGCACTGCTTCTGAACTGTTGTTGTTGTGTCTTACGTTTTATATCGATTCTAATACAGTGCGCCGTGCAGCTCTGGCCAATTAGTTTTATAAATAGAAAGTAAATTAGATAATAAAAAAATTAGGAAGTTCATTTGTATTTCTTAGGAAGTTCTGCATATACATATATTTTTAATCAACAAAATAAGACTCTATTTAGACTCTTGTATTGATGAGTTCTTGTTCTACTAAATGTCAGAAGTCCTAACAAATTATGTTATTACAGGGTAGCAGCTTGGGCGATGAATTCAACAAGACTTGTAGAGCTTGGCTGGAAGACACTATAATATTTTTGAATTAGCTCATGTATTTAGGGGAGAAGTTTTTCTGCACTTCAACGTGGCTATTTAGGATTCATACTTCCTTATTTGGGATATGAACTTCAACGTGGCTCCATGATCGCATGCCGTTGAGAAGTTTTGTAGCATTTTTCCTCCGTGAAGTGTTACTGTGTCTGACTTTCACTTTTGCCTTTAACTCTGATTACTTGTAATAATTTGGGGAAATGAATAACATGTACTTGTGTTGATGTGTAATAGAAAAAATAAGAAGTTCATTTTTATTTACGTTGAAAGTTCAATTTTGTTTTACGGAAGTTAGTGCCATATGTGTTGGCAATTTTAGTTAAAAGCGCACAATAAAAAAGAATCAAAATTGCATCGTGCAAGTTGAGAAGTCCTCTTCAATTAACCGAATAGTTCAATTCCACTCACCTTTTATTCTTGGCAAAAGTTCACTTTTCTGATCTTGACAGTTCAGTCTTATTCGATGCATAGTATCACTTAAAAGTAAGTTCTAAAGTGCACTTTGTTCGTATGAGAAGTTCACTTTACATGAACAGCGGTAGTTCATCACTTTACATGAACAGCGGTAGTTCATTTATTCTTGGCCAAAGAATTCAATTCATCTTTTAACTGAAAGTTTACTTTGAAAGTTAACTTTGTCGACCTTCATTTTGTAACGGGCGCGAAAGTTCACTTTGAACCATGTAGGAAGTTCATTTTGAACATAGCTGAAACTTTATACCGCGACCCGAAGTTCACTAACAGATATCGGGAAGTTCACTTCCATATTCGAGCACCTCATACACTCTGTTTTTCTGGACGGAAATCATATGCATAGAAATCGTCCGTACAACCACCGATTGCGCAAATCGACCAACTCAACGTACAATTAGCACTAATATAACTCTACTAATACTCCAACATATCGCAATGCCACAcctaatcaatctagatgagccaatttcgaaatgttcttgtgtcggcgttatcttcacttttatgtatttctgaaattaaactaaaaccatttagaatttggaaaaacattcaacatgaaaaagattcgcctaatcaatatcttttcaacgCAATATCATTTGGAACATTCCGATAAGTGGTTCGTAAATAAGCCCCAAAAACAGTTCGAAAAACCAAGAAAGTTCGAAAAACGTAATCacgtattttcaaatctgctcttaaactataaaaaatttaaaaaagtgttcttcatgaaaaaggtgcgcctagtcagcacctttccaacggcgtatcatacgcatcattccgataaacggtttgaaaactggaaccccaaaactgtacaataatagagaaatccgcgaaaacgttgttttgtatatttcaaattagttttaatgAATATAGAATTTGGGAAACAATGAACAAGAAAAAGATGCGAAATTTCCgtgcgaatccaacggtatattatacgcatcaatccgataagcggtttgaaaatcatcatgaaaatactgtccgcacgaacatgcaattctggtattccgtcgagaagttcacttGTGAAACAcgcggaagttcagaaagggttcgagaatagcagacctatatatatatatatatatataacaaaGCAAAACAAACTGCACAAGAGGCAAGAGAATTGCCCCTAAAAGAAAGGATTACATCAACGTGGCTGAAAAGAAACTAAAAAAGAGATAACAAGGATTTTAGCTAGAGATGTCGAGTAACCACCCAAGAAGGGGCTGAATTGCTGATTGTTTGACTCTATACTGATGCAGCCAAAGGTCACTCTGAAAACCCACTTTCCAACGTCCCAGAGAGAATGGGATGGCTTGAAATATAAAGTCATTTCTAGTCTTCCAAATGTTCCATGCCGCACAGGCAAATATCTCCACAAAGCAGGTCCCCGAAAGTCCCAAAACCCTTCAACTATGGTCTTGCCACTCGGCCAGCGAATGTTAATTGCATTCCAACAGTTTCTAGCAAAGTCACATTCAAAAAACAAATGTGTTCTTGTCTCCAAGCTGGCTGTCTAGCAAAGGGTGCACTCTGCACCTGAATTAATCCTCCAATTTTTTCGCAGCATTAAGGGATATTAATACATTCTCATTATCAAAAAAATAATAAAGAAGCTTATTATCTAGCTAGGAACGTTGTGCTAGATGTTTCAGGCCGTCAAGTTTGGTTAGTTCATCCTCCTGAGGGTTTATGTATCCCACATTGTGTTGAAGTATGGTTAGTTCATCCTCCTGAGGGTTTATGTATCCCACATTGTGTTGAAGTATGAATAAAAGGCGGATCCCTTTAAAAGAAAATTTGTTCAAGCCTTATTATGGGAAGCAGAACTAGCTACATGGAGGTGGTCGCATTGGCGATGGAGTGTTCCACTCTCCCCTACATAATTGAAATGGATCCGAggctgttaacatgaccaaggactGCAACCTGGGAAGATCGCCGAAGATCTTCATAGTCTAGGAGATCAACCACCTTCCTCAACCTTGAGGATCGATTAATATATTATCTCATTGGCCAAAAAAAAAACATAACACGTCCATCACTGCATAGTATCTGCATGCCATACAATTATGCCAGCCACAGTTGTGCACATCAACAAGTTGTATTTTCATGCACACAAATGATAAGACTTCATTATATAAGTTCATGACACCGTTTTGTCAGGATGTCGGCGACATTGATGCCGTTGACTTCTCTGGTGGCCTTGCAGCTCTCGTTTCGTCAGGAGAACGACTCCAGTGTGCTCAGAGGGTTCATCGATCTCCCGTCTCCTTGATGTTCCCTGGAGTACCAAGAATACAAGCCAGTGGGTCCTCCTGAAATAATCCCTGCAAAGGTAAACATAATAGTAGGTGTTTACTGTTGGTTTTAACTATCCTCTTCTACTACCCGAAAATGGCTAGGCTATTTTCTCCATAAACTAAAGTATATGTAGCGTACTAGACTCATTAGTTGGATTAAATAAACTGCAAACAGGAGATGTAACTTACAACGTTGACACTTGATTCAGCCTCATCATCAGAGTTGTTTGCTTCATACTTCATCATCCTTTTCAGCAATGCTTCAAGCTCCTTCTTTAACTTTTGCAGCTTTGCTTTATGCTCCTTCAGCTCTTCTTCATACTCCTTCATCTCCTCCAGCAAAGCACCGTCCAAGTATGTACCGCGTTCGCGCCACCGGAGAAGCCGCGGTTTCTCTTGGTGCTGATCACTGAACACGTGGTCAGCTACGAAGTGCCTCTTCACAGCTTCAACCAGTGATTTGTCATCGCTATGCTTGTTCAGTATTCTGCGAATGACACAAAGTGTTAGCTGAAACAACTGACAGGCTGATCGAAACTGAtgctgaaaataaaaacaaaggtaacACCATTAGTTCAGGGGAAAAAAATCACAATTTGGCAAGCTCCGTCTTGGTGCGCTCGTCTCCAGATTTCAGAACGGTCTTTGCAAACCCAAGCTGGAGATCATAGTACTCCATCTTGGTCTTCACGGGCAAACAAGCTGAAACGTAGCGTCATCATCGAATTAGCAGTTCCAGTGCAAAAGGCAAAACTTTGGTGCATGGGAGTAACGAAACAGACTTCACTTTCATCATCAGAAGATTAATAAAGAAAGAGTCGGCTCATAAAATAATTTCAAACGTCGTGTCGGATTTTCATGTCCCAGAACCCAGATCCTGTTATTCCGTCACAAACGAGTAGGCGGAACATATTTACTAGCAGGTTCAATTAGTTCAGATCCAAATTTCAAAGAGGATCTACTTTGTCAGCCTATATAACTATTCTTCAAGTATGCCAAACCAAAACGCTGATATGGTATTATGGTGTTGTATGTTGTCTACATACATATAATGGCACCCAGTGTCAGTATTAAATTTACAGTATCCAGTAGCAGTTGGAAAGAAAAGCCTTGAGATTTACTTACCGCAAGCGCAGCCAACCATGAGTATTACATGCCGAGGCGGAACCGCGAGCAATACCTGCACTGCAGGGACGATCGAGGACGTATAAGTAAACAGCCAGTAGATGATGCAAATGAAGCGATGAATTGCATTCATGGCAAGGGCAACGCATCTGGCCATCATCACTTACTGACAGATTGAGAGGGGAGATAGGGCGCGCGATGTCTTGCAAGAAACGATGTAGCGAGGAATCCTAGGCCGGTGGCCGAGAAGGTGTAGCCCAGGAGGCGCCCGAAGTCGGCGAACATGCAGCACCTCTCGAGCATGAGGTCGTACGCCGGGTGCACCGGGCCCTGCAGCGTGATATGGCGAGCTAGACGAGATGGtttggtcggggaaatgggcgccggcagcgttcctttaagaggctcggacgccatctcgccttcaatggtCTGCCACTGCAACGCctactagctgcgcacgctcgcggaagccgaggcgccCCATTAACGTGGCTCTCCAAAGACGCGCCGCCCGCAAttaatgccgcggaagacgaagcagagTTCCAACTCCACCTTGTCCTCCCGTGGGAAACGCAGCGCGACCCGCCGACCACCTCCACCTCTCCACCGCGATAAACCGCCATCGTCCCTCGTCGCTGGAACCATCGCTCCGAGAAACCTGCTCGCACAGCTACCGCGCACGCGCCTCTTCCTCGTACTTCTGAGGTTAGTTCTACTCCCCTGTCCCCTCTCCATTGCCCCCACTCCCGTGTCTTGCTCAACTCCGGTCGGCGGAGCCGCTACGCGGTTGATGTAGTGTTGCTGGTAATCGTCGTCGCCATGCTGCTCCTCCGCTTCTCCCCCTGCTTCTCCTCTTGCTTCCTCCATGTATTCGTGCTAGTAAGCATTATCTAGGGTTCTCACTCGTCGCCCCATGGTGGCACAGAGCGGAGGCACGGGGCGAAGGCGGAGGCAAAGGGAAGAACCCGATGGGAAGGGCGAATGGAAATGGCCGAGGGAAGAAGCGGAAGGCAGAGACGCAGCTCGTCGTGGCCGCGTCCATACCAGGCAAGTGCTCGACACCCTCCCTGTCTTTCCGATCTGCAAATTCCTCCAAGATATGTTCAGCCCTTTTTTCATGCTGTGCTGCGCTCTCTGAAATTGAAGTTGTATTGCTTCTATTGAAAAATCTGTACTTCTTCGTTCTCTTTGCATAACCTATTTAAGTTGTACTGAACATGGATAGAACAAGAGTCAAACTCGCATGTCTCACTTGAAGTTGATAATTTGCCCACGGTTATTACACAGCGGCATAAGAATAATACAATTAAAACAGGTAGAAATGTTTCTTCAGTCACTCACGAGAATTTTGAGGAACAGGGAAAATAATTACAATGAAATTGATTTGCCTCCACGCGAAATTGGTTGGAAAAGCGCCCCCTTGCACGCAGGCATTGGAAGGCATCAGAGGCTTCGGCGCGATCCACCACTTGGGTCCCGTGTCCCTCGTGCTGCCTTCTGCCAATATGCGGCAGCTGGAACGTCATACGGTGTGTATATGAGCTTCCCGGCCGACTGCCAATACGCGGCAGCTGGAACGTCATACGGCGTGTATATGAGCTTCCCGGCCGACATAGGGCAGCTGGCACCGCGCACGGCCATGTCTAGGCAGGGGCAGCCGTGGAGTGGAGGATGCTGCAAGGACAGGGAAACACGGCGCAGTACAGGCTCCATCTCGGCAGTTCGATCCACCGATGATGGTGAGCCAAGGGAGAGGGAAGGAGTGCAGGGCACGCAATTCAGTGCCACCGCTGCACCAGATGAGGCCTGATGGAAGTAGTAAACAACGTTGCCCATCAGGATGCAACGGATACAGCAACTTCAGTAGAGGTAATTGAGTCGATGGAAAAAAAAAATTAGATTGATAAATAGCCTTACCCCTGGCATGTGTTTGTGCTAAGATGGAGCACATACATTCCTTGCATGTCGATGTATGATAGTATTTAACTGACCATTTATGCATATGCATGGCTCATTACACTAAAAAAATGTTAGCTGCAATCCAAAAAAAATCTAGCCTATCATAAGAAATTTCCACGGCCATTTTCTTCAGCAAACAAAACATCAATGTGAGTTCAGATACAGTTTTTATTTGTTTGGTGGGTCATGTAGAGGGCAGAGAAGCTTTACATTGTATTTCCTTTAATATGCATGTACCCCGCAGATTTTAAACGGGCAAAATGAGAGATTTGTTATCCATTTGATCGTCATGATTTTGTACTTAATACATTCAGGTTTGGACATATCACTAACATTGACATGTGGTCATTTCACCTGAATTATGAATTATATCATAATTGAATTATATCAAGTAGGTCTTAATATCCTAATTGCGGTTTGTGTTTGGGGTTTCAGAAGTGTCTGTTGAGGAATAAGGGGAAGAAGGGCAGGATAACAATCAGGGTAACACAGGGAAAAAATGGGAATGGAACACGCGGTATAAACCTGGCGCGTGGATACCATTAATGAATGGACTTTCAGAGCCAATGCTTGACATCATTAAGAAGTCACAATCCGGTACAAACATGCTGAAGATGCAGCTAACAAAGCTTTCATACAAACAGCTTTGTGAACAGCTCATGTGCAAGGCTCTTTTTCATGAAAAAGAAAATTTAATTGAACTCCGTCTCAGGTGTGGATCACTTTGGATCAATGAGAAGGTCATTCAGCATGTTCTTGACTTGTCTCGTGGAAGTGATAAGAAGCCTCAAGCTTCAGAGGATGTGGTGGAAAGAGAGTACGAAGAGATGTGGAAGCTACTATATGTCGTATCTGCTAAGTACCCAGAAGAGTCAATAGGCAGAAGCAAAAAACAATAGCAGAAATCACCTCACCAAAGGAGTGGTTCTTCAAAAGAGGCCAGCAGCAGCAAAAGAAGGGAACCCCCTGCGGACTATAGGGAACAAAGAACAATGTTCAGCCCGACAAAGATTGAATGTTTGTTCAATCATTGTAAAGAGGAAGAATTCAGAGATCTTGCTACGGACCTTAGGCTCGTCAGACTTTTCTTTGCAATAATAGTAGAGAGATTGCTACTGCCAGGCCATGGTACGTTTGTAACCAAAGCTGCAGTTAGATATGCATATCATGTAGACAAAATAGATGAGCTGGACTGGGCATATCTGGTTTTCGAAAAAATGAAGAAAGATTTGAATCTGATGCATAAGAAAGGCGGGCTGAAATGTATGGCTTGTTGTGTGCCTGTGTTTATGGTAAGTACTAGGAGTTGCTGCAGGTAATTTTGTTTTCTAGAGATATCTACGATAACTTTTCTCATTTTGGTTCACAGATTTGTTTGGCGGACTGTACTGAAGGTAATTATGTGGAAATGGAATCATCTGGGAGAATTTACTGCTATTCAAATGAATCGCTCCAGAAAATTCTCGAAAATCCATATCAGAAAAGGGCGGTTGGGGGGGACAGGAATTTGATCTCACTAGATGATCTTAATGTAAGTACAAATCATATATTAATATGACTACAAATTTGCAAATCACGTGTTACCATTCTATAATGATTTCTTTATGTTCTTTTCAGTTGATTAACTAGGATAGCAGCTGCTACGGAACCCTTGTAGAGCTGCCTTCTCCTTTGATTGAATATAAAATGTACAAGAAGATGGTTGAGGGAAGACAGCGCGAGAAAATTTATTTTAAGATGGGTGACTTTGAGATACGTGAGCATACTTTTGTAGAGTGCTTTAAACAAGAACCAAAGGGTGCTATGTGCCCAATCATATTTGAGttatgctgccaactgtttttctcACAGTACCCTGATACAATCATCCTTAGTCAATCTTCTGTTGTAAGTACTTATCCAAAAAAAACTCAGCTCATggatattttaatttttttattctGTACCTATGATTTTTGTCTATTATTCCAGAATGAATTGCTGAAAGGATGTGAAACTCAATATCTGAAGAAGGATCTTACAAAAGAGAGGGTGGACAAAGCGGATAAGGTTTGTGTATTATTTTACCAGATCTAATTTGGCCTTTGAACATTGGTATTTATCCAAAGAGTTAACCATTCACGTCAGGCAGTTCTCACAAATGTTAATCGGAAGGACCAAATAGATAACTAAGCTCTGACTCTGCTTAATAAGTGCACATATACAAAGTTTAGATTATTGATGGCCCTGATGCGAGCCAGTGTTGTGCATTGTGAGACATTGTTACTGGGTTCAGGAGTTTGACAATATTTTTTTTCCAGATATTTGCTCCTATTGTTGATTCTCTTCACTGGTCCATGGTTGCTGTTTTGATAAGCAACGGGAAGAACTTTATCATTGACTCGGATGTAATTCATGGTGAACCGATTAGTAAAACTCAGGCAGACACTGTGTTAAGTAATCTGAAGATACATTTGTCGGACATCTTTGATGAGGACAAGAACATCGATGGGTTTGAGACGGAAACTCCATTTGTTCCTATTCAAGACCACGAGTAAGTGGATGCAACAGTTGCAATTCTGTGTTTATCAAATTATTATGTGGTAATCAATTGCAATTCTTGCGCATTTCATGTACTGATTCATATTGAAGAGCTCGTCAATGGTGAAAGTCCGTCTATATATTCCAGCCAAGTTAGCACGGTAAACATTGAGCCTTGTGCTTTTTAAGTTTTTGTTCTATTTAAATCCTAGAACAAATGATTTATGCCTCACAAATGCAGGAAATGGTGTCCAATTATAGAATTCTTAGTTCTGGGCGACTCCTCTGTCATAGACTTAACGAATACAGAATTTCGGATGGATCAGGTTGGGATCCCACCTATTTTTAAGTTTGAAACCATCCAAATGTGGCTTTTGGGTAATTTTTTTTTACCGAGAAACCGTTGTTTTTGGCAGTAGCACCTGAGATGGAAGTTCCGGATGAAAATACCGAGGCACCTGAGATGGAAGTTCCGGATGAAAATACTGAGGCACCTGAGATGGAAATTCCGGATGAAAAAACCGAGGCACCTAAGATGGAAGTTCCGGAAGAACCTGAGATGGAAGTTTCGGAAGAATATGACGCTGACCCACAAGGCAGTCGCAGAAGCACAGCTCGAGGGAGAGGTGCAGGAAGCAGAGATAAGCATGCGGACAAAGGCAGTGGCAGCAGCACAGCTCGAGGGAGAGGTGCAGCTCGAGGGAGAGGTGCAGGAAGCAGAGATAAGCATGCGAAAAAGCATGTGGACAAAGGTACAGTTACAGCTAACCCATATATGAATCATTTGTGAAGTTTTGCAATTTTCTAATTATCGTTGTGGGGAATCATTTTAATACCAGCAAATATCATAAGTGCAAAAACAAGGTCAGGCAAAGGAGCTTGATTGGACGCGAGGACCATGTGATCGTTGTCTGTTGTAATTCTACTTCCCTGTCTGTTGGTTGTGCTTTGTTCTGGTACTTTGGACTACGGCGCAACCCAAAATTAAATGAACTaacatttcagtattttcaaatcCTTACGTCAATCGAATGCATAGAATTCTTGATCGACATGTCTTTTTGTACATCGCAATAGTGAAAATCACATGACATGTCGGTTCTCTGTTTCTTTGAATGCTTACACATGTAGATCCATCAACCTCATCAGAATAGAAGCCTAGCACTAGCGGGCTCGCGAGTGCTTCTCATCAAGCTGGCGAAGCTCCATGGGCAACTACACAATCAAACAATTTCTTTTATGGGATTGACTCAGTAAGCCCTGTGATCTAAACCCGCAATAACAAAACAAGGGAACCAACCAACGCCAGTACTTTCAGTCGCCACTGCCCACCGCTGAGCCACAAGCCCACAAGTTCCTCTCCAGGACATCGACTTATTCGATTTCGCGATTGAGTCTGAAGGCAAGCTCTTCCGATTCCCCTAGTTTATGCATCCCATCGCTGCGCTAGCGATCTCCGAGCCACCACTGCCACCGTGAACTCCGCGCCGCCACGGTACTCACGACGCTGCGACAGCGAGCTTCGCGCTGTGCTGCCATGGCCTCCCGCCCGCCGCCTCATGTTCACATGCATTCGAGCGGTTAATGGTTGTGGATGGCGTCGGGAGACTCCTCATGGAGTAGAGCAGCTCGACGCGGTGACGAGCTGACGACGGCGAAAAATCCACGGGAGGCGGCGACCAAATCGAGAGACACAGGAGACAAGGCTCTCGACCACCACTTTGAGAAGGTAGATCGGAGATGGGTTGTTCAATTCCTTCCGCAGGAGGAGGCCGATTgcgccgctcgccggagatcgaGCCATCGAGGGCTGGCGGCCGGTTGGGGAAGAACGATTCGAATTTGACCTCCAGGAGAAGTTCGGTCGGGTGGGAAGAGAAGGAAGAAGCGAACCGGTACTCCTGAAGCTTGAGAAGTTCTCACAGAGCACCTGCGCGCACACCCGAGCTTCCTCCCCTCGTCTGTGTGCTTTGGCCATGCTGCCGTTGACCATGGGTTCGCCCACGCGGCTCCTCCGGTCAACCCGAACTTGCCATATTCATCCTCGTGAGACGCTAGTTCTTTTTCCCCACTCCCCAATGTCTCTCGCGTCCCAAAAGTACCAACATTTGTGAAATGACAAGTTCTGGTACTTTGGTTAACAGCAGATAACCAAAGTACCAGAACAAAGCACAACCAACAGACAGGGAAGTAGAATAACAGCAGACAACGATCACATGGTCCTCGCGTCCAATCAAGCGCCTTTGTCTGACCTTGTTTTTGCACTTATGATATTTG includes the following:
- the LOC127309716 gene encoding uncharacterized protein is translated as MASEPLKGTLPAPISPTKPSRLARHITLQGPVHPAYDLMLERCCMFADFGRLLGYTFSATGLGFLATSFLARHRAPYLPSQSVMQVLLAVPPRHVILMVGCACACLPVKTKMEYYDLQLGFAKTVLKSGDERTKTELAKLILNKHSDDKSLVEAVKRHFVADHVFSDQHQEKPRLLRWRERGTYLDGALLEEMKEYEEELKEHKAKLQKLKKELEALLKRMMKYEANNSDDEAESSVNVGLFQEDPLACILGTPGNIKETGDR